The Megalobrama amblycephala isolate DHTTF-2021 linkage group LG13, ASM1881202v1, whole genome shotgun sequence genome contains a region encoding:
- the LOC125243291 gene encoding uncharacterized protein LOC125243291, producing the protein MFVLGLLTCIVLRAFSAQAEVVETFGKCSRFFYKDTEPQGMDENAKKICQRFEITSSGVRRSTPYNSGSYATLYSVPHRIPLYSAYTLDPSCSDTAGRTDKWHLEPKISDSYSTIDYMVPENQNNQGTYKRNQAISSDYSDTGYDRGQLNPNSFSCTDNSRTATFTLTNAAPMDTCFNRIQWKKWESTLKSFLTEKLNSDRSATAYIVTGTVPDANLRIPQKEISEEPERVTVPSYIWTAVCYKHNYNNKNSFSFGYIGENLPGGNVELISVSALNRVLSHINVVKAHMLSNIKIFVDDCFEDNNKLKEVKKAFQKLISLPVTPNVQNTINALQTVRTNGEDVKVTDMSVKLTFSSSSSYSTMAEELQVSTERACLITNYGKESVECQLVPKKRNIAADGLPCSSSTKPCCSTPCLYKENLQIYWCSSGQELIACSPPYSLITYKGERCKDDHPCSKYGQDYYWCNTISGGWDYCSPPLWRSKAKNGQYCRSDHACATYGSGSRWCYTDDGTKHKCCTSDSCYSTVTDQTCKPSHPCGYHGKDYLWCYTTDGSWNYCCTRCG; encoded by the exons ATGTTTGTTCTGGGTCTGCTCACCTGTATTGTGCTGAGAGCATTCAGTGCTCAGGCAGAAGTGGTCGAGACCTTTGGTAAGTGTAGCAGGTTTTTCTACAAAGACACAGAACCACAAGGAATGGATGAAAATGCCAAGAAAATCTGTCAGAGGTTTGAGATCACCTCTTCTGGAGTTAGGAGATCAACTCCATACAACTCTGGTTCCTACGCTACTCTGTACTCGGTTCCTCACCGGATTCCCCTCTACAGCGCCTACACACTGGATCCTTCATGCTCAGACACTGCTGGAAGGACAGACAAGTGGCACTTAGAGCCAAAG ATTTCTGATTCCTACTCCACAATTGATTATATGGTCCCTGAGAATCAAAACAATCAAGGTACTTATAAAAGAAATCAAGCCATCAGCAGTGACTACAGCGACACTGGATATGATCGAGGACAACTGAACCCCAACAGCTTCTCATGCACTGATAACAGCCGTACAGCAACATTTACACTGACCAATGCAGCACCTATGGACACGTGTTTCAATCGTATCCAGTGGAAGAAGTGGGAGAGCACTTTAAAAAGTTTTCTGACAGAGAAGCTCAACAGTGATCGTTCTGCAACAGCCTACATTGTCACGGGTACGGTGCCTGATGCAAATCTACGGATACCACAGAAGGAAATCTCTGAAGAGCCAGAAAGGGTGACGGTGCCCTCTTACATCTGGACGGCTGTCTGCTATAAacacaattataataataaaaactcttTTTCCTTCGGCTATATAGGAGAAAACCTGCCCGGAGGTAATGTAGAACTGATAAGTGTCTCAGCGCTGAACAGAGTGCTCAGTCATATCAATGTAGTCAAAGCTCATATGCTTTCAAATATTAAGATCTTTGTGGATGATTGTTTTGAagacaataataaattaaaggAGGTTAAGAAAGCATTTCAGAAATTAATCAGTCTCCCAGTGACCCCAAATGTGCAGAACACAATTAATGCGCTCCAAACAGTCAGAACTAATGGAGAGGATGTCAAGGTGACTGACATGAGTGTAAAATTAACCTTCAGCAGTTCGAGCTCTTATTCCACTATGGCAGAAGAGCTACAGGTTTCTACTGAAAGAGCTTGTCTTATAACTAATTACGGAAAAGAATCTGTTGAATGCCAGTTAGTCCCAAAGAAGCGCAATATTGCGGCTGATGGCTTGCCCTGCTCAAGCAGCACCAAGCCCTGCTGCTCCACTCCCTGTCTGTACAAAGAAAATCTCCAGATCTACTGGTGTTCCTCAGGCCAGGAACTGATAGCGTGTTCACCCCCGTACTCACTCATCACGTATAAAGGAGAGAGATGCAAGGATGATCACCCCTGCAGCAAATACGGTCAGGACTACTACTGGTGTAACACCATCTCTGGCGGCTGGGATTACTGCAGTCCTCCGCTGTGGAGAAGTAAGGCTAAAAACGGGCAGTACTGCCGCAGCGACCACGCCTGTGCCACATATGGTTCAGGTTCTAGGTGGTGCTACACAGATGATGGCACAAAACACAAGTGCTGTACTTCTGACAGCTGCTACTCCACTGTGACTGACCAAACCTGCAAGCCTAGTCACCCCTGTGGCTACCATGGTAAAGATTACCTGTGGTGCTACACTACTGATGGCAGCTGGAATTATTGCTGCACACGCTGTGGTTAG